From Anopheles darlingi chromosome 2, idAnoDarlMG_H_01, whole genome shotgun sequence, the proteins below share one genomic window:
- the LOC125959054 gene encoding glutathione S-transferase 1-like yields MATLVLYTNQKSPPCRAVKLTVRALGLTVNEKEMTLVRGDKLMEEFSKVSPQHTIPVLDDGGTIITASHAIMIYLVCKYGKDDSLYPADLVRRARVHTALHLDSGVIFSRLSFLFEPVIYAGKSYFHSDRIEHIRKAYRLLEDTLVDDFLVGKAMTIADFSCISSISSLIGVVPLDEEKFPKVARWIGRMKELPYYEETNGAGANELADFVLGKKEANAAQYL; encoded by the exons ATGGCCACGTTAGTGTTGTACACAAACCAGAAAAGTCCACCCTGTCGAGCGGTGAAGCTGACCGTTCGAGCCCTCGGTCTTACCgtgaacgaaaaagaaatgacTCTGGTCCGCGGTGATAAGCTGATGGAAGAGTTCTCGAAG GTTAGCCCCCAGCACACGATACCGGTGTTGGATGATGGCGGTACGATCATCACCGCCAGCCATGCCATCATGATTTATCTCGTCTGTAAGTACGGAAAGGACGATTCGCTCTATCCGGCGGATCTCGTCCGACGGGCACGTGTACACACGGCGTTACACCTCGATTCGGGAGTCATATTTTCGAGGCTAAGTTTCCTGTTT GAACCCGTGATCTATGCCGGAAAGTCATACTTCCACtcggatcgaatcgagcaCATCCGCAAGGCGTACCGGCTTCTCGAGGATACACTAGTTGATGATTTCCTCGTCGGGAAGGCCATGACGATCGCGGACTTTAGCTGCATCTCTAGTATCTCTTCCCTTATCGGGGTGGTCCCGTTGGATGAGGAAAAGTTCCCAAAGGTAGCACGCTGGATCGGACGCATGAAGGAGCTGCCGTATTATGAGGAAACAAATGGTGCAGGTGCGAACGAGTTGGCAGACTTTGTGctcggaaaaaaggaagccaaTGCAGCGCAGTATCTATGA
- the LOC125959055 gene encoding glutathione S-transferase 1-like, with protein sequence MAPIKLYTTRRTPAGRAVELTAKLLGLDLDIQYMDLTKKEHLTPEFLKMNPMHTVPTINDNGVPLFDSHAIIIYLVSKYGKDDTLYPKDLVQQAHVNAMLHFESGVLFARLRGILEPVFYWGQTEIPQEKLDSIQKAYELLEGTLSTGGTDYLVGSSITLADVSVSTSLSTLNALFPFDATKYPAVFAYLKRLEQTLPDYKEINIDRANEALQLFNQKLGKA encoded by the exons ATGGCCCCGATCAAGCTGTACACGACGCGCCGTACGCCGGCCGGCAGAGCGGTGGAGCTGACCGCTAAGCTGCTGGGACTCGATCTCGACATCCAGTACATGGATCTCACGAAGAAGGAACATCTGACACCGGAGTTTCTGAAG ATGAATCCAATGCACACGGTACCGACGATTAACGATAACGGTGTGCCATTGTTTGATAGtcacgccatcatcatctatctCGTCTCGAAGTACGGCAAGGATGATACGCTCTATCCGAAGGACTTGGTCCAGCAGGCGCACGTCAATGCGATGCTACACTTTGAATCGGGAGTGCTGTTTGCACGATTGCGCGGCATTCTGGAGCCGGTGTTCTATTGGGGCCAGACGGAGATACCGCAGGAGaaactcgattcgattcagAAGGCGTACGAGCTACTGGAGGGCACTCTGTCCACCGGTGGTACCGACTATCTGGTTGGCAGCTCGATTACGTTGGCTGACGTAAGTGTCTCCACTTCGCTCAGTACACTAAACGCCCTGTTCCCGTTTGATGCTACCAAGTATCCGGCGGTGTTCGCATACCTGAAGCGGCTCGAGCAAACGCTCCCCGACTACAAGGAAATCAACATCGATCGTGCCAATGAAGCGCTGCAGTTGTTCAACCAGAAACTAGGCAAAGCCTAA
- the LOC125959041 gene encoding uncharacterized protein LOC125959041, whose amino-acid sequence MDQLSNRNRKNILSLNHGGNWSVPVVTPATTGMATAQLHPIRHQQQQQQQQQHLPRDVNGQQHHPTIAMFGQPQPQDTNHRSNHHLHHHHHHHHQHLQHQQHQQQQQQQQQHQLQIDGLPKAFVAAMRTLFDIMDDRKTGFVRLADIEDRWLDDGSKGMPRGVIDSLRKVTPPSGMLSFERFCIGLKMCLVRNQPLSNGGSVDSGGSSSITTNTIAPTIPSPALSPPHAHSVPRGSPQAIEGKLGKLSLSRPPSAPLLDLDGALGLERKVAPPSVVPSWSNSSGVPGSNTATVRPNNAMPAQKTLSMPQLLSPDEDGLEPPPIILPGAYGPPKPPRVSLNLERSNQHQHQLQQGHHTTQGTGPALGSSIDKAEIRNALQNWQMSLLMGEASADKTVGVEKPGHGGLRSLTTGRGSADGQTDLSTSSPSLQSINQLDGPLGRSGATILPASLYQKKSTVYGGGGGSGGRRREPRRHTLQNGVDYNMLKRLKQIEQEKDILVQGLTAVEQTRDWYLKQLAVVQEKIRYLGRPGSHMETWTETQQERLDLQRARVLEVNRHLMMLAESWERGGFPMHMNLALRPLPDTATYGSPYQPQQQQRQQHQHQRTQSQSTPPAVPPPPSSVSYQSAPSQQLSHQHHHLHLQQQQQQQPPTELVNHLKAQNHQLVEEVTQKNEKLSLLEREKAALIRELMQLQRANRAASMISNTEEMVF is encoded by the exons ATGGATCAGCTTTCGAATCGCAACCGTAAGAATATACTGTCTCTGAATCACGGTGGAAACTGGTCGGTTCCAGTCGTTACGCCAGCAACAACCGGTATGGCGACGGCTCAGCTCCATCCAattcgtcatcagcagcagcaacagcaacagcagcagcacctgccgAGGGATGTTAatggtcagcagcatcatccaacGATCGCAATGTTTGGCCAGCCGCAACCGCAGGATACCaatcatcgaagcaaccaccatcttcatcatcatcaccatcatcatcaccaacatcttcagcatcagcaacatcagcagcagcagcagcagcaacagcagcaccagctgcagatCGATGGACTGCCGAAAGCATTCGTGGCCGCTATGCGCACCCTGTTCGACATCATGGACGATCGGAAAACTGGTTTCGTCCGGCTGGCCGACATCGAGGATCGTTGGCTGGACGACGGTTCAAAGGGTATGCCCCGTGGGGTAATTGATAGTCTGCGTAAGGTGACGCCCCCAAGCGGGATGCTATCGTTCGAGCGCTTCTGCATTGGCCTTAAGATGTGTCTGGTACGCAACCAGCCGCTGTCTAATGGTGGTTCTGTCGacagtggcggcagcagcagcattaccacCAATACGATCGCTCCGACCATACCCTCACCAGCCCTCTCACCGCCACATGCACACTCGGTACCGCGTGGTTCACCGCAAGCCATCGAAGGGAAGCTGGGGAAACTTTCCCTATCGCGACCACCTTCAGCAccgctgctcgatctggaTGGTGCTCTGGGTCTTGAACGGAAGGTAGCGCCACCATCGGTGGTCCCTTCGTGGAGCAACAGTTCCGGTGTACCCGGTAGCAATACGGCCACGGTCCGTCCGAACAATGCAATGCCAGCCCAGAAGACACTCAGCATGCCGCAGCTACTGAGTCCCGACGAGGACGGACTAGAGCCACCGCCGATCATACTGCCCGGAGCTTATGGTCCTCCGAAGCCACCTCGGGTCTCGCTGAACCTGGAGCGCTCgaatcaacatcagcatcagctgcagcagggcCATCACACGACCCAGGGCACTGGTCCGGCACTGGGGTCCAGTATCGATAAGGCGGAAATCCGGAATGCCCTCCAGAACTGGCAGATGTCGCTGCTAATGGGTGAAGCGTCAGCTGATAAAACAGTCGGCGTGGAGAAACCTGGCCATGGAGGGCTACGATCTCTGACGACCGGTCGGGGTTCGGCCGATGGACAAACTGACCTTTCGACCTCCTCACCTTCGCTCCAGTCCATCAACCAGCTCGACGGTCCGCTGGGACGATCCGGTGCTACCATTCTGCCTGCCTCACTCTACCAGAAAAAGAGTACcgtgtacggtggtggtggtgggtcggGTGGTAGACGTCGTGAACCGAGACGGCACACGCTCCAGAATGGTGTGGACTACAACATGCTTAAACGGTTGAAGCAGatcgagcaggagaaggacaTCCTGGTACAGGGGCTGACAGCGGTCGAGCAAACACGTGATTGGTATCTGAAGCAGTTGGCTGTGGTGCAGGAGAAGATCCGTTACCTTGGGCGCCCCGGATCACATATG GAAACGTGGACCGAAACTCAACAGGAACGACTCGATTTGCAGCGTGCCCGCGTACTAGAGGTGAACCGCCATCTAATGATGCTGGCCGAAAGCTGGGAACGTGGTGGGTTTCCGATGCACATGAACCTTGCCCTACGGCCCTTGCCGGATACTGCCACCTATGGCTCACCATaccagccacagcagcaacaacgccagcaacatcaacaccagcgTACTCAATCGCAATCCACACCACCGGCTGTTCCGCCTCCGCCATCATCGGTCAGCTACCAATCGGCACCGTCTCAGCAACTCtcacaccagcatcatcatcttcatctccaacagcagcaacagcaacaaccaccaaccgagcTGGTGAACCATCTGAAGGCACAAAACCATCAGCTGGTCGAGGAGGTGACCCAGAAGAATGAGAAACTGTCGCTGCTGGAGCGTGAAAAGGCTGCTTTGATCCGCGAGCTGATGCAGTTGCAGCGCGCCAATCGAGCGGCCAGTATGATATCAAACACGGAGGAGATGGTTTTTTAA
- the LOC125959035 gene encoding collagen alpha-1(IV) chain, with translation MGTRTKWLITTSLIVWYAQLAHSQFWSDLSSGGVGLFKRAEDDHPRHVQPNIDPSYTIIDPASGPVGPPSKNCTSGGCCLPKCFAEKGNRGLPGPMGLKGVKGVRGFPGAEGLPGEKGTKGEAGPLGLQGPKGDRGRDGLPGYPGIPGTNGVPGAPGAPGLSGRDGCNGTDGLPGLPGLPGSPGPRGYGGIPGTKGDKGEPARQPENYNKGQKGEPGLEGPQGHRGPAGEPGQRGFSGTPGEKGPAGIDGQKGERGDKGECTKGAKGEKGAMGVEVYEFRPIDETTGPQGEKGEPGAPGVPGRAGEKGQAGDRGQIGDRGHKGEKGLPGQPGPRGRDGNFGPIGLPGQKGDRGSEGLHGLKGNVGPKGDAGRDGIPGQPGIAGPPGAPGGGEGRPGAPGPKGPRGYEGPPGPKGMDGFHGEVGERGQMGPKGGQGVPGRPGPEGFPGAKGEKGEPGSLGMPGTQGPRGYPGQPGPEGPRGEPGQPGFGIAGPKGNAGIPGFPGGKGQKGERGFKGVMGTPGDAKEGRPGAPGVAGRDGEKGDAGRPGIPGTKGDRGAKGDIGGRCTDCRPGLKGDKGERGYAGEPGRPGKPGEPGERGFPGIPGEDGQVGLQGEWGQKGEPGIDGPPGVAGEPGADYIVTENQVKVIKGDKGQPGLPGIQGVKGEKGYMGLTGPEGKMGPRGLKGDKGRPGEPGFDGAPGASGKDGLPGRHGQTIKGEPGLKGNVGYSGQKGDKGYTGLKGEPGKCADIPPNLEAAIRGPQGNPGEKGAPGIQGIRGDKGDMGEQGRTGMPGNAGPTGAPGPVGPRGLTGQRGEKGNSGPMGPPGAPGRDGLPGAPGLIGQKGGKGDPGLSMVGPPGPKGNMGLRGPKGDRGSPGDRGDAGLPGSVGYPGEKGDQGLSGPPGYPGEVGPKGEPGPKGPAGHPGAPGIPGLDGVKGMPGLRGDVGEQGMIGLPGQKGDKGQAGNDGLKGFQGRKGMMGSTGYPGARGPQGTKGEPGEKGDRGDVGPKGLQGMSGPPGMLGPKGDKGLAGLPGPVCLPGLSGEKGDKGFIGLQGLPGEPGAASEKGQKGEPGSPGLRGNDGLPGLEGAPGPKGDQGASAYGRPGPQGEKGDIGISGMDGLPGANGLKGDMGVQGFPGIKGDKGTTGHPGIPGAPCMDGLPGAEGPIGPRGYDGEKGFKGEPGRIGDRGDRGEKGDQGLIGPVGLMGLKGDRGIPGEPGLPATVDAIKGDKGEPGFPGPIGRPGKVGLPGAPGEPGNKGEAGLQGLPGFPGPPGMNGLVGQKGDIGLQGEKGDTCPAVKGEKGLPGRPGKTGRDGPPGLVGEKGDKGLAGLPGPTGPPGPPGPLGRQGEKGDRGDTGLVGRAGKDGFPGAPGQRGPPGPQGEKGDQGPPGFLGPKGDKGERGRDGLNGLNGPQGLKGDRGLPGVEGVAGLPGLQGEKGEQGLRGLSGLDGARGDKGQKGETPQLPPQRKGPPGPPGYDGPKGDKGLPGLAGPSGIPGAPGAPGEVGLRGFEGARGLQGLRGDVGPEGRPGRDGAPGLPGIKGEAGRDCAAAPYYTGILLVRHSQSEEIPQCEQGHIKLWDGYSLLYVDGNDYPHNQDLGSAGSCVRKFSTLPILVCGQNNVCNYASRNDRTFWLSTSAPIPMMPVSENEMRPYISRCAVCEAPTNVIAVHSQSLHIPDCPSGWDGLWIGYSFLMHTAVGHGGGGQSLSGSGSCLEDFRATPFIECNGGKGHCHYYETQTSFWLVSLEDHQQFKRPEQQTLKSGNLLSRVSRCQVCIRR, from the exons ATGGGGACCCGAACCAAATG GTTAATCACTACCTCGCTGATAGTGTGGTACGCACAACTGGCACATTCG CAATTTTGGTCCGATCTGTCGAGCGGTGGCGTTGGGCTATTTAAGCGCGCCGAAGATGACCATCCACGGCACGTGCAACCGAATATTGATCCGAGCTATACGATCATTGATCCAGCCAGTGGTCCGGTAGGGCCACCATCGAAAAACTGCACATCCGGCGGCTGTTGTCTGCCGAAATGCTTCGCCGAAAAGGGTAACCGTGGCCTGCCAGGACCGATGGGTCTGAAGGGGGTGAAGGGCGTCCGTGGTTTCCCCGGAGCGGAAGGTTTACCCGGCGAGAAAGGTACCAAGGGTGAGGCGGGACCACTGGGGCTGCAGGGTCCGAAGGGAGATCGAGGCCGTGACGGGCTGCCCGGTTACCCTGGCAtccccggaacgaacggtGTCCCCGGTGCTCCCGGTGCCCCCGGATTGTCGGGACGGGACGGCTGCAACGGTACGGACGGATTGCCCGGTCTGCCTGGTCTGCCCGGATCTCCCGGCCCTCGCGGTTACGGCGGTATTCCCGGAACGAAAGGCGACAAAGGTGAACCGGCACGGCAACCGGAGAACTACAACAAGGGCCAGAAAGGTGAACCGGGTTTGGAAGGACCGCAAGGACACCGAGGACCGGCCGGTGAACCGGGACAGCGTGGTTTCAGTGGTACACCCGGAGAAAAAGGTCCAGCAGGCATCGATGGTCAGAAGGGCGAGCGAGGCGACAAGGGAGAGTGCACCAAGGGCGCCAAAGGAGAGAAGGGTGCGATGGGCGTCGAGGTGTACGAGTTCCGGCCGATCGACGAAACGACTGGACCGCAGGGTGAGAAAGGCGAACCTGGAGCACCTGGGGTGCCCGGTCGAGCTGGCGAGAAGGGACAGGCCGGCGATCGGGGACAGATTGGTGACCGTGGCCACAAGGGCGAAAAAGGACTCCCCGGACAGCCTGGACCGCGC GGACGAGATGGTAACTTCGGACCGATTGGTTTGCCAGGACAAAAGGGAGACCGAGGATCGGAGGGTCTGCACGGACTGAAGGGTAACGTTGGACCGAAGGGTGATGCCGGACGTGACGGTATCCCTGGCCAACCGGGTATCGCTGGACCGCCGGGTgcgcctggtggtggcgaaggacGGCCAGGAGCTCCGGGACCGAAGGGACCGCGCGGCTACGAAGGACCACCGGGACCAAAGGGTATGGACGGATTCCATGGCGAGGTCGGCGAGCGAGGCCAGATGGGACCGAAGGGTGGCCAGGGCGTGCCTGGTCGTCCCGGTCCGGAAGGTTTCCCGGGAGCGAAGGGCGAAAAGGGAGAGCCGGGATCACTCGGTATGCCCGGTACGCAGGGCCCACGCGGATACCCCGGTCAACCGGGACCGGAAGGACCTCGCGGTGAACCTGGTCAGCCCGGTTTTGGTATCGCTGGACCGAAGGGTAACGCTGGAATACCAGG CTTCCCCGGTGGCAAGGGACAGAAGGGAGAACGAGGCTTCAAGGGAGTGATGGGAACGCCCGGCGATGCAAAGGAAGGCCGTCCGGGTGCTCCGGGAGTAGCGGGACGCGATGGCGAAAAGGGCGACGCGGGACGACCGGGTATCCCCGGAACGAAGGGTGACCGCGGAGCGAAGGGTGACATCGGTGGACGCTGTACGGACTGTCGGCCGGGCTTGAAGGGTGATAAGGGTGAGCGTGGTTACGCCGGTGAACCGGGACGACCGGGTAAGCCGGGTGAACCGGGCGAGCGCGGATTCCCCGGTATTCCCGGTGAGGACGGACAGGTTGGACTGCAAGGCGAGTGGGGCCAGAAAGGTGAACCAGGTATTGATGGTCCACCGGGTGTTGCCGGTGAACCAGGAGCAGACTATATCGTCACGGAGAACCAAGTGAAGGTCATCAAGGGTGATAAGGGTCAACCGGGTCTACCGGGTATTCAGGGTGTGAAAGGCGAGAAAGGATACATGGGATTGACGGGCCCGGAAGGCAAGATGGGCCCACGCGGACTGAAAGGAGACAAGGGCAGACCGGGAGAACCCGGATTCGACGGGGCACCGGGTGCGTCCGGAAAGGATGGACTCCCGGGACGACACGGACAGACGATCAAGGGAGAGCCGGGCCTTAAAGGTAACGTTGGCTACAGCGGCCAAAAGGGTGACAAAGGTTATACGGGTCTGAAGGGAGAACCGGGCAAGTGCGCGGACATTCCACCGAACCTAGAGGCAGCCATCCGAGGACCACAGGGAAATCCAGGTGAGAAGGGTGCTCCGGGCATTCAGGGTATTCGCGGAGATAAGGGCGACATGGGTGAGCAGGGTAGGACAGGTATGCCGGGTAATGCCGGTCCTACGGGAGCCCCCGGACCGGTCGGCCCCCGTGGATTGACGGGTCAGCGAGGCGAGAAGGGAAATTCGGGACCGATGGGACCACCGGGAGCACCGGGACGCGACGGATTGCCCGGAGCGCCGGGATTGATCGGTCAGAAGGGTGGCAAGGGAGATCCGGGACTATCGATGGTCGGACCACCGGGCCCGAAGGGTAATATGGGATTGCGTGGACCGAAAGGTGACCGTGGTAGCCCCGGCGATCGTGGAGATGCAGGTTTGCCCGGTTCCGTTGGGTATCCGGGTGAAAAGGGTGACCAAGGATTGTCGGGACCTCCGGGATATCCTGGAGAAGTTGGCCCTAAGGGTGAGCCCGGTCCGAAGGGACCAGCTGGACATCCGGGCGCACCCGGTATTCCGGGACTGGACGGTGTCAAGGGAATGCCCGGTCTGCGCGGAGACGTCGGTGAACAGGGCATGATCGGATTGCCGGGCCAGAAGGGTGACAAGGGCCAGGCTGGTAACGATGGACTGAAGGGATTCCAGGGCCGCAAGGGTATGATGGGCAGCACCGGCTATCCGGGTGCCCGTGGACCCCAGGGAACGAAGGGCGAACCGGGCGAGAAAGGCGATCGCGGTGATGTCGGCCCGAAAGGTTTGCAAGGTATGTCCGGTCCGCCAGGTATGCTCGGTCCCAAGGGCGACAAGGGTTTGGCCGGTCTTCCGGGTCCCGTCTGTCTACCGGGTCTGTCGGGCGAGAAGGGAGACAAGGGTTTCATAGGACTGCAGGGACTGCCGGGAGAACCGGGTGCGGCTTCGGAGAAGGGACAGAAAGGAGAACCAGGTTCACCGGGACTGCGTGGTAATGACGGATTGCCCGGTCTCGAGGGAGCGCCAGGACCGAAAGGTGACCAAGGTGCATCGGCCTATGGACGACCGGGACCGCAAGGCGAGAAGGGAGACATCGGTATCTCCGGTATGGATGGTCTACCAGGAGCCAATGGATTGAAGGGAGACATGGGCGTGCAAGGATTCCCGGGTATTAAGGGAGACAAAGGTACTACCGGCCATCCGGGTATTCCTGGAGCACCCTGCATGGATGGACTGCCGGGAGCGGAAGGCCCCATCGGTCCTCGCGGCTATGATGGCGAGAAAGGCTTCAAGGGTGAACCAGGTCGCATCGGGGATCGTGGGGACCGTGGTGAGAAGGGAGACCAGGGACTGATCGGTCCCGTTGGATTGATGGGTCTCAAGGGTGATCGTGGTATTCCCGGTGAGCCGGGTCTGCCGGCCACGGTCGATGCGATCAAAGGAGACAAGGGTGAGCCAGGCTTCCCGGGACCGATCGGTCGTCCGGGTAAGGTCGGATTGCCGGGAGCTCCAGGTGAGCCAGGCAATAAGGGAGAGGCGGGTCTGCAGGGTCTGCCCGGATTCCCGGGTCCTCCAGGCATGAACGGTCTCGTCGGACAGAAGGGCGACATCGGTTTGCAGGGCGAGAAGGGTGACACCTGTCCGGCGGTAAAGGGTGAAAAGGGTCTTCCGGGACGGCCGGGCAAGACGGGACGTGATGGTCCGCCAGGATTGGTCGGCGAGAAGGGTGACAAGGGCTTGGCCGGACTTCCAGGTCCGACCGGCCCGCCCGGACCACCGGGACCGCTAGGACGCCAAGGAGAGAAGGGTGACCGTGGTGATACCGGACTCGTTGGACGCGCCGGTAAAGATGGATTCCCCGGTGCACCGGGACAGCGTGGCCCACCAGGACCTCAGGGAGAAAAGGGAGATCAGGGACCACCGGGATTCCTTGGACCGAAGGGCGACAAAGGGGAACGGGGCCGGGACGGTCTCAATGGACTGAATGGACCCCAGGGCTTGAAGGGCGACCGTGGTTTACCGGGTGTGGAGGGAGTGGCTGGTCTGCCTGGATTGCAGGGCGAAAAGGGCGAACAGGGTCTCCGCGGTCTTTCCGGTTTGGATGGCGCACGAGGTGATAAGGGACAGAAGGGAGAGACACCGCAGCTTCCTCCACAGCGCAAGGGACCCCCCGGACCACCTGGATATGATGGCCCCAAGGGTGATAAGGGTTTGCCAGGATTGGCTGGACCTTCCGGTATTCCCGGAGCACCTGGAGCACCGGGCGAAGTCGGTCTGCGTGGATTCGAGGGTGCCCGAGGACTCCAAGGATTGCGTGGTGACGTCGGACCGGAAGGTCGACCTGGACGTGACGGTGCACCGGGATTGCCGGGTATTAAGGGAGAAGCGGGCCGGGACTGTGCTGCCGCGCCCTACTACACCGGTATCCTGCTCGTCCGCCACAGCCAATCCGAGGAGATTCCGCAGTGTGAACAGGGCCACATCAAACTGTGGGACGGTTACTCGCTTCTGTACGTCGACGGTAACGACTATCCGCACAATCAGGATCTCGGCTCGGCCGGTTCCTGCGTGCGCAAGTTCTCCACCCTACCGATCCTGGTATGCGGACAGAACAATGTCTGCAACTATGCATCACGCAACGATCGGACGTTCTGGTTGTCGACCTCGGCACCGATCCCGATGATGCCGGTTTCGGAGAACGAGATGCGACCGTACATCTCCCGGTGTGCGGTATGCGAAGCGCCCACCAACGTCATCGCCGTGCACAGTCAATCGCTGCACATTCCGGACTGTCCCAGCGGTTGGGATGGCCTGTGGATCGGCTACAGTTTCCTGATG cacacggcgGTCggacatggtggtggtggtcagtcgCTGTCTGGTTCGGGATCCTGTCTAGAGGACTTCCGTGCCACACCGTTCATCGAGTGTAACGGTGGTAAGGGCCACTGTCACTACTATGAGACACAGACCTCGTTCTGGCTGGTATCGCTCGAGGATCACCAGCAGTTCAAGCGACCGGAACAGCAAACGCTCAAGTCCGGCAATCTCCTATCACGTGTCTCCAGATGTCAGGTGTGCATCCGCCGCTAG
- the LOC125959051 gene encoding probable palmitoyltransferase ZDHHC24: protein MKIRKRFLPRTLQDAVATFFMAGIIPITFWFEVYVVMPGIHGEDSWLNWLHFVPAVWLLFNVTAHMLATMLCDTSCATEVIQVPTNVAANGSGLGSKSWHLCATCEFVAPPRSWHCTSCRTCILKRDHHCVFTGCCIGHRNHRYFIMFVLYLFVSTLYSSILNNYFIWFVRGDEFRNWTSLVKIVFPLAMLMIDISTKQYYLVIYLINMVGVMFTGVLLIYHGRLILSGAVVHERKAPEYDLGRWENMRMVLGNRWYLAWLSPFIRSDLPHNGINWETLREQAIKSK, encoded by the coding sequence ATGAAAATAAGGAAACGCTTCCTTCCCCGCACCCTACAGGATGCCGTAGCAACGTTCTTCATGGCCGGCATCATACCGATCACGTTCTGGTTCGAGGTGTACGTCGTGATGCCGGGCATTCACGGGGAAGATTCGTGGCTCAATTGGCTGCATTTTGTGCCCGCCGTGTGGCTCCTGTTCAACGTAACCGCACACATGCTGGCAACGATGCTGTGCGATACAAGCTGCGCGACCGAGGTGATCCAGGTGCCGACGAATGTGGCCGCAAACGGTAGCGGATTGGGATCGAAAAGCTGGCACCTCTGCGCAACGTGCGAGTTTGTCGCACCTCCTCGATCGTGGCACTGTACCAGCTGCAGGACCTGTATCCTGAAGCGCGACCATCACTGTGTGTTCACCGGCTGTTGCATAGgacaccggaaccaccggtacTTTATCATGTTTGTGCTGTACCTGTTCGTGTCCACACTCTACTCGAGCATACTGAACAACTACTTCATCTGGTTCGTGCGCGGCGACGAGTTCCGCAATTGGACGTCCCTGGTGAAGATCGTATTCCCCCTAGCGATGCTCATGATCGACATTTCGACGAAGCAATACTACCTGGTGATCTATTTGATCAACATGGTCGGTGTGATGTTCAccggtgtgctgctgatcTATCACGGACGGCTCATACTGAGCGGAGCAGTCGTTCACGAACGAAAGGCACCGGAGTACGATCTAGGCCGGTGGGAAAACATGCGCATGGTACTGGGGAATCGGTGGTATCTGGCGTGGCTGTCGCCCTTCATTCGCAGCGATTTACCTCACAATGGCATCAACTGGGAAACCCTACGAGAACAAGCGATCAAAAGTAAATGA